The proteins below come from a single Lodderomyces elongisporus chromosome 3, complete sequence genomic window:
- the IAH1 gene encoding isoamyl acetate-hydrolyzing esterase, producing the protein MNYGKFILFGDSITQYSSQILDGFSLQAALQDKYIRKLDIINRGFSGYNSKHATLILPKLLDAELNGDRDNVKLMTIFFGTNDAFEDNNDIQPVSLENYSRNINTLVELALNNNIRPIVIGPTFHDSRLAKKGLTSMESVTREATNNERNYQYNSAARQVAEAHNVAFVDLWDIFRESQGWTKEQLFAAKEDNEHWEIGSSLEQLVHDGVHFTGKAYRLMFAGIMDAIEKHYPELLPNKMLMKLADWKVIDPSDLNTIFTTTSYSRE; encoded by the coding sequence ATGAATTACGgcaaatttattttatttggtGACTCCATCACTCAATACAGCAGCCAGATACTTGATGGTTTCTCATTACAAGCAGCATTGCAAGACAAATATATTCGCAAGCTTGATATAATCAACCGCGGATTTAGTGGCTACAACAGCAAACATGCTACGTTGATCTTGCCCAAGTTGCTCGATGCGGAATTGAATGGTGATCGTGACAACGTCAAATTGATGACTATATTCTTTGGCACTAATGATGCCTTTGAGGATAACAATGACATTCAACCAGTTTCACTTGAAAACTACTCAAGAAACATTAATACTTTAGTTGAGTTGGCCCTAAACAATAATATCCGACCTATAGTTATTGGACCAACGTTCCATGATTCACGACTTGCAAAGAAAGGGCTAACAAGTATGGAATCTGTAACAAGAGAAGCCACGAACAACGAGCGAAATTATCAATATAATAGTGCAGCTAGACAAGTTGCAGAGGCTCATAATGTGGCCTTTGTCGACTTGTGGGATATTTTCAGAGAAAGCCAAGGCTGGACCAAAGAGCAATTATTTGCAGCTAAAGAGGACAATGAGCATTGGGAAATCGGGTCTCTGTTGGAACAATTAGTTCATGATGGTGTTCATTTCACAGGGAAAGCTTACAGGTTGATGTTTGCTGGTATCATGGATGCCATCGAAAAACATTACCCCGAGTTGCTTCCAAACAAGATGCTCATGAAGCTTGCTGATTGGAAAGTGATTGATCCTAGCGATCTAAACACGATTTTTACAACCACGAGTTATTCACGCGAGTAG
- the ARD1 gene encoding N-terminal acetyltransferase A complex catalytic subunit ard1 — MGITIRQATINDVQAMQNANLHNLPENYQLKYYMYHILSWPQASFVATTYDEIVPVNDEEVDIDNVEDPKGDTAYINKGEKIVGYVLGKMEDDPEAADKSVPHGHITSLSVMRTYRRMGIAEKLMRQSLYAMCESFGAKYVSLHVRKSNRAALHLYRDSLQFEVQSIEKSYYQDGEDAYAMRLDLKLEELLPSLAQKAPEDDLTQDLLL, encoded by the coding sequence ATGGGTATTACGATACGACAGGCGACAATAAATGACGTTCAGGCGATGCAAAATGCCAACTTGCACAATCTACCGGAAAACTACCAGCTCAAATACTATATGTATCACATTCTTTCGTGGCCACAAGCTTCGTTTGTCGCTACTACATACGACGAAATAGTTCCAGTGAATGACGAAGAAGTTGATATAGATAATGTGGAAGACCCCAAGGGTGATACTGCGTACATAAACAAGGGTGAAAAGATTGTTGGCTACGTATTGGGCAAGATGGAAGACGATCCCGAGGCAGCAGACAAGTCTGTCCCACATGGTCATATTACATCTTTATCTGTCATGAGGACATATCGTCGAATGGGAATTGCTGAGAAGTTGATGCGCCAGTCGCTTTACGCCATGTGTGAGCTGTTTGGTGCCAAATACGTTTCATTGCATGTACGGAAATCGAATAGAGCAGCCTTGCACTTGTATAGAGACTCTTTGCAGTTTGAAGTGCAGTCAATCGAAAAACTGTATTACCAAGATGGAGAAGATGCATATGCAATGAGATTGGACTTGAAGTTGGAAGAATTGTTACCTTCGCTAGCGCAAAAGGCACCAGAGGATGATTTGACTCAagatttattattataa
- the HCR1 gene encoding Translation initiation factor 3 subunit J component, which produces MAWDDEDFDIPSNSKTAVSWEDEEDDDPVLESWDIDPEEEAKKKKAEQEAEAKKKAELKAKEDEAKKKRDAKKKEMEEFDGLDERTRKELLKKAELNADLNNAADLFGGLGVAEDGDEDFDINEHPREKARLAALQAARSKPVLTKDTPLEDHPLFQPTNKQEYERLRKTLGATLTALSEDSSLLYASSLAIDLIRDLTQPLSVENTRKVVSTLNVVVKDKERQERTARLKKAGGTSTGGAGKKKAKPAARPNVGGFKKDEFDDMGAFDDLDDDDFM; this is translated from the coding sequence ATGGCTTGGGACGACGAAGATTTTGATATTCCTTCCAACAGCAAGACGGCAGTGTCTTGggaagacgaagaagatgatgatccAGTTTTGGAATCTTGGGATATTGACCCCGAAGAAgaggcaaagaaaaagaaagcagaGCAAGAAGCAGAGGCTAAGAAAAAAGCCGAATTGAAAGCTAAGGAAGACGAGgccaaaaagaagagggatgccaagaagaaagaaatggaaGAATTCGATGGGTTGGATGAAAGAACAAGGAAGGAACTTTTGAAGAAGGCTGAATTGAATGCCGATTTGAACAATGCAGCAGATCTCTTTGGCGGATTGGGTGTTGCCGAAGACGGTGACGAAGATTTCGACATTAATGAGCATCCACGAGAAAAAGCTAGATTGGCAGCACTTCAGGCAGCTCGTAGCAAGCCAGTGTTGACAAAGGATACCCCCTTAGAAGACCATCCATTGTTCCAACCAACAAATAAGCAAGAGTATGAGAGATTGAGAAAGACATTGGGAGCAACATTGACCGCATTAAGCGAAGACAGCTCTTTATTGTACGCTTCAAGTCTAGCAATTGATTTGATTAGAGACTTGACCCAGCCATTATCAGTAGAGAATACAAGAAAAGTTGTTAGTACATTAAATGTGGTTGttaaagacaaagagagaCAAGAACGAACTGCTAGATTGAAGAAAGCCGGCGGTACTTCCACTGGTGGCGCTGGTAAAAAGAAGGCTAAGCCAGCTGCAAGACCAAACGTTGGAGGTTTCAAGAAGGACGAGTTTGATGATATGGGGGCATTCGATGACTTGGACGACGACGACTTTATGTAA
- the PRO1 gene encoding Glutamate 5-kinase (BUSCO:EOG09262IZO), with translation MTKTSGHLTIVVKIGSSSLVDAVTREPRIANLAHIVETVTKLRRQGHRIVIVSSGAIAFGMRVMNLSKKPTKLSEVQALASIGQGRLIGLFNSMFQQLGQTSSQILLTRNDINDFTQYRNAQNTMDSLLEMGVIPIVNENDTLSVSEIKFGDNDTLSAITAGMVHADYLFLMTDVECLYSDNPKTNPDAKPILVVDRVDELNVVTSEEAGSGVGTGGMTTKLIAAGLATSVGVTTIITLSNQPHYILDIVAHIQSQKEVSITEQEQILQRDIDKKIIPLHTRFLSLPQSAKIKSDKKFWILHGLKTKGTLVIDQGCYAALTRRDRAGLLPAGIVDVVGNFHENECVSIKVIGSNTEEIGHCRVNYSANEIRAIKGHKSNEIESILGYADSEYVAHRDSLAFPPLTPSESHVSLVNAGKEAAKAV, from the coding sequence aTGACAAAAACTAGTGGACACCTCACGATTGTGGTCAAGATTGGTTCATCGTCCTTGGTCGATGCTGTGACCCGGGAGCCTAGAATTGCAAACTTAGCCCACATAGTCGAGACTGTTACAAAGCTAAGGCGACAGGGCCATAGGATTGTGATTGTTTCATCTGGTGCTATTGCATTTGGAATGAGGGTTATGAACTTGAGCAAGAAACCTACAAAGCTATCGGAAGTCCAAGCCTTGGCGTCTATTGGACAAGGGAGACTTATAGGGTTGTTTAATAGCATGTTTCAGCAATTGGGTCAAACCAGTAGTCAGATATTGTTGACTCGAAATGATATAAATGACTTTACGCAATACAGAAATGCACAGAATACGATGGACTCTTTATTGGAGATGGGCGTGATACCTATAGTTAATGAAAATGACACATTATCCGTTTCAGAAATCAAGTTTGGTGATAACGATACATTATCGGCAATCACGGCAGGTATGGTGCATGCAGACTACTTGTTTCTCATGACAGATGTTGAATGTCTTTACCTGGACAATCCAAAGACCAACCCAGATGCAAAACCAATTTTGGTAGTTGATAGAGTAGACGAATTGAACGTGGTCACTAGTGAGGAAGCAGGATCCGGCGTTGGCACGGGAGGAATGACGACAAAGTTGATTGCTGCTGGCTTAGCTACCAGTGTTGGAGTGACTACAATTATTACTTTGTCGAATCAACCTCACTATATACTAGACATTGTTGCGCATATCCAGTCGCAAAAAGAGGTTAGCATAActgaacaagaacaaatatTGCAGCGAGATATAGACAAAAAGATTATCCCATTGCACACCAGGTTCTTGAGCTTACCGCAACTGGCAAAAATCAAGTCGGATAAAAAGTTTTGGATCTTGCATGGGTTAAAGACCAAGGGCACATTGGTGATAGACCAAGGTTGCTATGCGGCATTGACAAGGAGGGACCGTGCTGGTTTATTGCCTGCAggtattgttgatgttgtggGCAATTTTCATGAAAACGAATGTGTTTCGATCAAAGTTATTGGTAGCAATACTGAAGAGATTGGACATTGTCGTGTTAACTACTCTGCTAATGAAATACGTGCAATTAAGGGACACAAGAGTAATGAAATCGAGTCTATATTGGGCTATGCAGATAGTGAGTACGTTGCTCATAGAGACAGTTTGGCATTTCCGCCACTCACGCCTTCAGAGTCACATGTATCATTGGTCAATGCTGGAAAGGAAGCGGCAAAAGCAGTCTAG
- the COQ2 gene encoding Para-hydroxybenzoate--polyprenyltransferase, mitochondrial precursor (PHB:polyprenyltransferase): protein MNFLRLPRSPLVFKRCFTKSLVLSQLSSANVPPPNSQKPQKPQKQQDQRLTQLEIARAKFTPEELELARVTREAKLGWLKKCPEKWIPYLELMRLEKPVGTLLLLLPCYWAITMASYSIHAPLATTATAVGLFSAGALIMRGAGCTINDIWDRNLDNQVARTMERPITSGRVTVPQAVAWLGVQCFAGLAVLLSLPFECFYLGAFSLPFVFAYPLFKRFTYYPQAILSICFSWGCLLGFPAVGAPLNLWVALPLFISNWIWCLTYDTIYAHQDKKYDIKAGIKSTALAWGSNTKPILKGLTAAQAGFYAMAGVMNSMGPGFYIAGAFAIARIYNQIIKVNLDDEKSCWSAFTSNIQTGFIFWYGILFDYFLQLLGYL from the coding sequence ATGAACTTTCTTCGACTTCCGAGGTCGCcacttgttttcaaaagatgCTTCACCAAATCGTTAGTGCTTTCGCAATTGAGCAGTGCCAATGTTCCACCACCAAACTCACAGAAACCGCAGAAACCACAAAAGCAACAGGATCAACGTCTCACCCAATTGGAGATTGCTAGGGCTAAATTCACTCCAGAAGAGTTGGAGCTCGCTCGGGTGACAAGAGAAGCGAAGCTTGGATGGCTTAAAAAGTGTCCCGAAAAGTGGATACCTTATTTGGAATTGATGAGACTTGAGAAACCAGTGGGCACATTGCTATTGCTTCTCCCATGTTACTGGGCAATCACTATGGCCTCGTATTCAATCCATGCTCCACTcgcaacaacagctacaGCAGTGGGTCTCTTCTCGGCGGGGGCATTGATTATGAGAGGTGCAGGGTGCACCATTAACGACATTTGGGATCGAAATTTGGATAATCAGGTAGCAAGAACAATGGAACGACCAATCACAAGTGGACGTGTCACAGTACCACAAGCAGTGGCATGGCTTGGTGTGCAATGCTTTGCTGGATTAGCAGTGCTCTTGTCCTTACCGTTTGAATGTTTTTACTTGGGTGCCTTTTCATTACCATTTGTCTTTGCATATCCTTTGTTCAAGAGATTCACTTATTACCCACAAGCCATTTTGTCCATTTGCTTTAGTTGGGGATGTTTATTGGGATTCCCCGCCGTTGGTGCGCCATTGAATTTGTGGGTCGCCTTGCCATTATTCATTTCCAATTGGATTTGGTGTCTCACGTACGATACAATCTATGCACACCAAGATAAGAAATACGATATCAAAGCTGGGATCAAGTCTACTGCATTGGCCTGGGGATCAAACACTAAGCCTATATTGAAAGGTTTGACCGCAGCACAAGCTGGATTCTATGCCATGGCAGGGGTAATGAACTCTATGGGTCCTGGTTTTTACATTGCGGGTGCATTTGCTATTGCTAGAATCTACAATCAGATTATTAAGGTAAACTTGGACGATGAAAAAAGTTGCTGGAGCGCATTCACTTCAAATATCCAAACAGGGTTCATTTTCTGGTATGGTATATTATTTGACTACTTTTTACAATTACttggatatttataa
- the SPP2 gene encoding Pre-mRNA-splicing factor spp2, which translates to MGIKINKKTKPKLLQRANNLGNASSSSSTSTTTTANASVITIIDSSVTPYKTAAKRKLPLKPNSSLTATSKSLKQEPEKIKYGVTEFERKTNSEHKDHESESDSTTIIRRRHYVSDSESEPDQDAVDEFGAAFLRGLGYDEDEDEDEDKNGRAAGPSNKKQFDTAARNRRLGVTLGIGAKVDNLELVKELQSQEADIPLVKRAKK; encoded by the coding sequence atgggcATCaagataaacaaaaaaacgaaGCCCAAGCTTCTTCAACGTGCAAACAACTTGGGAAATgcttcttcgtcttcgtcTACgtctactactactactgctaatGCTTCGGTCATCACAATTATTGATAGTTCCGTTACACCGTACAAGACAGCTGCAAAGCGCAAACTTCCACTCAAACCTAACTCTTCACTTACTGCAACTAGTAAATCACTAAAGCAAGAACcagaaaaaatcaaatatgGAGTGACTGAATTTGAAAGGAAAACGAATTCGGAGCATAAAGACCATGAGTCCGAGTCAGATTCTACAACAATTATTCGACGACGCCATTATGTTTCTGACTCAGAATCAGAGCCTGATCAGGATGCAGTCGATGAATTTGGAGCAGCATTTTTACGAGGCTTGGGatatgatgaagatgaagatgaagatgaagataaaAATGGACGTGCAGCTGGTCCAAGTAATAAGAAACAATTTGATACTGCAGCACGTAATCGACGACTAGGCGTCACTTTAGGAATTGGTGCCAAAGTTGACAATCTCGAGCTAGTCAAAGAACTTCAGAGTCAAGAAGCAGATATTCCACTAGTCaagagagcaaaaaaatag
- the PNO1 gene encoding pre-rRNA-processing protein pno1 (BUSCO:EOG09264SQJ), which produces MSATTTKPATMTKAESRKVPIPPHRMTPLKNAWTKIYPPLVEHLKLQVRMNLKSKAVELRSTKDTVDGGLQKGADFIKAFTLGFDVDDAIALLRLDDLYIETFEIKDVKTLTGDHLSRAIGRIAGKDGKTKFAIENATRTRIVLADSKIHILGGFTHIRMAREAVVSLILGSPPGKVYGNLRTVASRLKERY; this is translated from the coding sequence ATGTCTGCTACAACCACAAAGCCAGCTACAATGACCAAGGCTGAGTCGAGGAAAGTACCTATTCCACCACATAGAATGACACCACTCAAGAATGCATGGACCAAGATATATCCACCTTTGGTAGAGCACTTGAAATTGCAAGTTCGTATGAACCTCAAGCTGAAGGCAGTTGAACTACGAAGTACAAAAGACACCGTTGATGGTGGTTTACAAAAAGGAGCAGATTTCATCAAGGCATTCACATTGGGCTTTGATGTAGATGACGCGATTGCACTACTAAGATTAGATGACTTGTACATTGAGACTTTTGAGATCAAAGATGTCAAAACCTTAACTGGTGACCATTTGAGCAGAGCTATTGGTCGTATTGCCGGAAAAGACGGGAAAACCAAGTTTGCTATAGAGAATGCTACAAGGACAAGAATAGTTCTTGCTGATTCCAAGATACATATATTGGGAGGATTCACACATATACGAATGGCAAGAGAAGCCGTCGTGTCACTTATTTTGGGATCACCTCCCGGTAAAGTTTACGGTAACTTGCGTACAGTTGCAAGTAGGTTAAAAGAGAGATACTAA
- the trs31 gene encoding Trafficking protein particle complex subunit 31 (BUSCO:EOG09263ZW6), producing the protein MSRDNDFIVPSTSIQKLTINDTSKYGFGYNPSVGPASNYITSESSHILLNKRTNIQLTPTSQNSIYDKNLTSKKAQEISLSSLSFLFCEIVSWAHKQSKGIQDLENRLNGLGYQIGQRYLELIKLREGFKLSKREIKVIGILQFIHGPFWKTVFGKVANELEKSQDIVNEYMIVDNVPMLNRFISIPKDYGDLNCSAFVAGIIEGALDSSGFSANVTAHNSGTEANPLRTVFLIKFHEQVMIRENLR; encoded by the coding sequence ATGTCTCGCGATAATGATTTCATTGTACCCTCGACTTCAATTCAAAAACTAACAATTAATGATACATCGAAATATGGATTTGGTTACAATCCATCTGTGGGACCCGCGTCAAACTATATCACCTCGGAATCGTCGCATATTCTTCTTAATAAACGTACCAATATCCAACTAACTCCTACTTCGCAAAATTCCATATACGATAAGAATTTGACTTCAAAGAAAGCGCAGGAGATAAGCTTATCGTCGctatcttttttattttgtgaAATTGTCAGTTGGGCACACAAACAGTCCAAAGGCATTCAAGATCTCGAGAACCGCTTAAATGGGCTTGGATACCAGATTGGCCAGCGATATTTAGAGTTGATAAAACTAAGGGAAGGGTTCAAGTTGAGCAAGAGAGAAATCAAGGTGATTGGCATACTACAATTTATCCACGGAccattttggaaaacagTGTTTGGTAAAGTAGCCAATGAGTTGGAGAAATCGCAAGATATTGTTAACGAATATATGATTGTCGATAATGTACCGATGCTCAATAGGTTTATCAGTATACCAAAGGACTATGGAGACTTGAACTGTTCTGCGTTTGTTGCGGGGATCATTGAAGGCGCTCTTGATAGCAGTGGATTCAGTGCCAATGTAACGGCACACAACTCAGGAACAGAGGCCAATCCGTTGAGAACAGTTTTTTTGATTAAATTTCACGAACAAGTTATGATTCGAGAGAACTTGAGGTGA
- a CDS encoding uncharacterized protein (BUSCO:EOG09263OZR), with product MIPLQLDPIVSNLPLSNESISAVASYERSIYIGTSNGELLHYYIFEDATEYLLIGQLPLKKHINKIICLKDSEQVFVLVADVLKAFSLPELTPISTNTELKDVQNICPNVDGNLNGIMSITSSSIQSITLSANCWSVSRTYDVSRAMLCTSPNKNGMIFGADNEKYFIIKNGAMSPLFEYNSGDKFEPHLEQFYTSTGSEEYLFTISTDLNTSMAMFINWHGDVTRGTLTWVDHGYPDSVTVVWPYVYAVFQSTLVVSSLESLEHVKTARVKDNTQFQSLIDASVEEEEEEKEEQKKENKVTEKKFIGENDSSKKKKDEGKEVKLESAEITSFHVQNNSTYYIDQPEQEIIGKTQSTTKQSNLIVFSNKNVYALHPVSSTLSIHEAFQNALITDEFEKVFNNTDESDYAVHVKLLASFLSDEKPVFDLLTKRRFDGKLVVDPNLAIKLLGGGDQYTYEVFPGLNNIVNEWDYSDAELMEKYLSALEPSDVSPEIRKLVYQICTEEEKIQTFLTRDKWTSLATDKEILTVLTEKKMFKSVSKIYAALGKEAAKAYSEFLQQHISNELVDDGIDLLSRGVLEDQDYTNLVMVLLKQNKDKTYKFMRKSEKYLQLNKEILGGLASGQDEVDLAVLQVEILEKLWVKNQKSKLANELFHAVTKALVLLTEANPDRFSDLKSQYAKANDITENQWPKLLWIDYLSLQPNDQVLNLYIKSFELTIVESVNIPKDKVFEYHRMIRDNDTAALLNFGDFSAAEQLAAGGSRPVPRSCHYKDLVNTKELPTDISKLLLILKFYLGLYEEGISTEMAIQHFVQSYASKIPPLEIIQLLPRKMPVAYLSEYLKKCINEVKMKAREQVLTKNLLKSNISQSRRIIKDLL from the coding sequence ATGATACCTCTCCAATTGGACCCCATTGTTTCCAATCTACCGCTATCCAATGAGTCTATCAGTGCCGTTGCGAGTTACGAAAGAAGTATTTACATTGGAACATCAAACGGAGAACTACTTCACTATTACATATTCGAGGATGCTACTGAATATCTACTTATTGGCCAGCTCCCACTAAAAAAGCATATAAACAAGATTATTTGTTTAAAAGATCTGGAGCAAGTGTTTGTCTTGGTTGCCGATGTTTTAAAGGCCTTTTCATTACCAGAACTCACGCCAATCTCGACAAACACTGAATTGAAAGATGTACAAAATATATGTCCCAATGTAGATGGAAACCTCAATGGCATAATGAGTATTACATCATCTAGCATTCAAAGTATCACATTATCTGCTAACTGCTGGTCAGTGAGTAGGACTTATGATGTCTCGAGGGCTATGCTTTGCACACtgccaaacaaaaatggtATGATATTTGGAGCCGATAACGAAAAATATTTCATAATCAAAAATGGTGCAATGCTGCCGCTTTTCGAATACAATTCAGGGGACAAATTTGAACCCCATTTAGAACAATTTTATACAAGTACTGGCTCGGAAGAATACTTATTTACAATTCTGACTGATTTGAACACTTCGATGGCGATGTTTATCAATTGGCATGGTGACGTAACTAGAGGAACATTGACATGGGTTGACCATGGTTACCCTGATAGTGTTACAGTTGTGTGGCCGTATGTTTATGCTGTTTTTCAAAGTACACTTGTTGTTTCATCTTTGGAATCGTTGGAACATGTAAAGACGGCACGGGTTAAGGATAATACtcaatttcaaagtttGATTGATGCGCTGgttgaggaagaagaagaggagaaggaggaacagaaaaaagaaaacaaagtgactgaaaaaaagtttattgGTGAGAATGACAGtagtaagaaaaaaaaagatgaggGAAAAGAGGTTAAACTTGAGTCAGCTGAAATTACATCTTTTCATGTTCAGAATAATTCAACATACTATATTGACCAGCCGGAGCAAGAGATTATAGGTAAAACAcagtcaacaacaaaacaaagtaatTTGATCGTTTTTAGCAACAAGAATGTCTATGCACTACACCCTGTTTCATCTACGCTTTCAATTCACGAAGCATTTCAAAATGCTTTGATTACtgatgaatttgaaaaagtattCAACAATACCGATGAATCTGATTATGCAGTTCACGTCAAATTGCTTGCTTCATTTTTATCAGATGAAAAACCTGTGTTTGACCTTCTTACCAAACGTCGTTTTGATGGCAAGTTGGTAGTTGATCCTAATTTGGCAATCAAACTACTCGGAGGAGGTGACCAATACACGTATGAGGTGTTTCCTGGATTGAACAACATTGTAAATGAATGGGATTATTCTGATGCAGAATTAATGGAAAAGTACTTGCTGGCCTTGGAGCCCTCAGATGTTTCTCCAGAAATTAGGAAGCTCGTTTACCAGATATGTActgaggaagaaaaaattcaaacatTTTTAACTAGGGATAAGTGGACCAGCTTGGCAACTGATAAGGAAATATTGACTGTGTTGaccgaaaagaaaatgttcAAATCGGTATCGAAAATTTATGCAGCGCTCGGCAAGGAGGCGGCTAAAGCGTATCTGGAGTTTTTACAACAACATATAAGCAATGAACTTGTGGATGATGGTATTGATTTGTTATCACGAGGTGTACTCGAGGATCAGGATTACACCAATTTGGTGATGGTTTtgttgaaacaaaataaggATAAGACGTATAAATTTATGCGGAAAAGCGAAAAATATCTTCAGCTCAACAAAGAGATCCTTGGCGGTCTCGCGTCAGGCCAAGATGAGGTGGATCTTGCTGTATTGCAAGTTGAAATACTCGAAAAGTTATGGgtaaagaaccaaaaatcCAAACTTGCTAATGAACTATTTCACGCGGTAACCAAGGCATTAGTTTTGTTGACGGAAGCAAACCCCGACCGATTCTCTGACTTGAAGTCACAGTATGCCAAGGCTAACGATATTACAGAAAACCAGTGGCCCAAACTACTTTGGATAGATTATTTATCTCTTCAACCAAATGACCAAGTTTTGAACCTATACATAAAATCCTTCGAGTTGACAATTGTTGAATCTGTAAATATTCCAAAGGACAAAGTTTTTGAGTATCACAGGATGATTAGAGATAATGATACCGCTGCATTGTTGAACTTTGGTGATTTTTCTGCTGCCGAACAATTAGCTGCTGGAGGATCTCGGCCAGTTCCTCGTTCATGCCACTACAAAGACCTTGTAAACACAAAAGAACTACCAACTGATATTTCAAAGCTACTTTTAATTCTCAAATTTTACCTAGGTTTATATGAAGAAGGGATATCCACTGAAATGGCAATCCAGCACTTTGTACAGAGCTATGCCAGCAAAATACCGCCATTGGAGATAATTCAGTTGCTTCCAAGAAAGATGCCTGTAGCATATTTGAGTGAGTATTTAAAGAAATGTATTAACGAGGTCAAAATGAAAGCTAGGGAGCAGGTGCTAACTAAGAATTTACTCAAATCCAATATATCGCAATCTAGACGTATTATAAAAGATCTACTatag
- the CTM1 gene encoding cytochrome c lysine N-methyltransferase, which translates to MEVDIPGVTKQEFEQWIQELQIKSHPNLSIEKSKLGGYGLFFTANANAASQVLDNGEVKEEEEEEEKDDDIEILRIPHCYNLNTLGNLLREVKQRDEQFESVEPKESSIIINFLKASQQSETGILLSYILAFHTIKGLPDSEYHRESPLRQFDVYLQVLYTTWVPALAQLNNKQGDVELDKNTRNQENEAKEASNGETALDFVRFTEFVKEEYQRYIEEVQTNIPNLDIINTITWEVFYQYSQAIRSRILEIPRMVGVEDGEEVYTTDVSLVPILDFANHATSGTNNSYFDIDLETKDIILNLSQPSNGKFEITISYDPDDTTDQFLFTYGFKN; encoded by the coding sequence ATGGAAGTAGATATACCGGGTGTTACTAAACAGGAGTTTGAACAATGGATTCAAGAATTGCAAATAAAATCACATCCTAATTTGTCTATCGAAAAGAGTAAATTGGGTGGTTATGGATTGTTTTTTACAGCAAATGCTAATGCTGCTCTGCAAGTGCTAGATAATGGAgaagtaaaagaagaagaagaagaagaagaaaaagatgatgatatCGAGATCTTAAGAATTCCACACTGCTATAACTTGAATACTTTGGGGAATCTTTTACGAGAGGTGAAACAGAGAGACGAACAATTTGAATCTGTAGAACCAAAAGAGTCCTCCATTATAATTAACTTTCTTAAAGCATCACAGCAGTCAGAGACCGGGATCTTGCTATCCTACATTCTAGCATTCCATACTATCAAAGGACTACCAGATAGCGAATATCATAGAGAATCACCATTGCGACAATTCGATGTATATTTACAAGTCCTTTATACAACTTGGGTACCGGCACTCGCCCAattaaataataaacaagGTGATGTCGAATTGGACAAAAATACCAGAAACCAAGAAAACGAAGCAAAGGAAGCAAGCAATGGGGAAACTGCATTGGACTTTGTTAGATTCACCGAATttgtaaaagaagaataccAAAGGTATATTGAGGAAGTACAAACGAATATTCCAAATCTTGACATAATAAATACCATTACCTGGGAAGTGTTTTATCAATATTCGCAGGCGATCCGCTCAAGGATTCTTGAAATCCCACGAATGGTGGGAGTTGAAGATGGCGAAGAAGTATACACCACAGATGTATCGCTTGTCCCAATTTTGGACTTTGCCAACCACGCTACTCTGGGGACAAACAATCTGTACTTTGACATTGATctagaaacaaaagatataattttgaatttgagcCAGCCGCTGAATGGAAAGTTTGAAATAACGATTAGCTACGATCCCGATGACACAACAGATCAATTCCTTTTCACATATGGGTTCAAAAATTAA